The following are from one region of the Calditrichota bacterium genome:
- a CDS encoding cupin domain-containing protein — protein MVKNIDLFKREKVAAGKDTFMQVLISADDAPNFAMRRFTIEPGGSMPMHTNLVEHEQLVLNGRAKVVIDGKEFEVKKDDVVFIPAGVPHNYKTLGDEDFQFLCLVPNKPDKIELV, from the coding sequence ATGGTCAAAAATATCGATTTATTTAAAAGAGAAAAAGTAGCTGCTGGCAAAGATACATTTATGCAGGTTTTGATCAGCGCTGATGATGCACCTAATTTTGCCATGCGCCGTTTTACAATCGAACCTGGTGGATCAATGCCGATGCACACAAACCTGGTTGAGCATGAACAACTTGTTTTAAATGGTCGCGCAAAGGTAGTAATTGATGGTAAAGAATTTGAAGTAAAAAAAGATGATGTTGTTTTTATCCCGGCCGGAGTTCCACATAATTATAAAACTTTGGGAGATGAAGATTTTCAGTTTTTGTGCCTGGTGCCAAATAAACCGGATAAGATTGAGTTAGTTTGA
- the nfo gene encoding deoxyribonuclease IV: MKYIGAHVSSSGGVENAPLNAKEIEAKAFALFVKNQRQWFVKPLTTESIDGFKKNCEELKFDMDYVLPHDSYLINLGSPDPDGLEKSRNSFLKEIQRCEQLGIKMLNFHPGSHLKRISEEECLDRIGESLNMMLDKTTGVTLLIENTAGQGSNMGYKFEHLAHIIDIVEDKSRIGVCIDTCHTFGAGYELRNEDGFNKTFKTFEDIVGIEYLKGIHLNDSKKEFASRLDRHESIGDGLIGIDAFRFIMNDPRFEDMPIILETPNPERWAEEIKMLYSMIN, translated from the coding sequence ATGAAATATATCGGGGCACATGTAAGCTCATCCGGAGGTGTGGAAAACGCTCCCTTAAATGCGAAAGAAATTGAAGCAAAAGCTTTTGCGCTATTTGTTAAAAACCAACGGCAATGGTTTGTAAAACCTTTGACAACAGAAAGTATTGATGGTTTTAAAAAAAATTGTGAAGAATTGAAATTTGACATGGATTATGTTCTGCCGCATGATAGTTATCTTATTAACCTGGGCAGCCCCGATCCGGATGGCCTGGAGAAGTCGCGCAATTCATTTTTAAAAGAGATTCAGCGTTGCGAGCAGCTTGGAATAAAAATGCTCAATTTTCATCCCGGCAGCCATTTAAAAAGAATAAGTGAAGAAGAGTGCCTGGACAGAATTGGCGAATCGTTGAATATGATGCTGGATAAAACAACCGGCGTAACATTGCTGATTGAGAATACGGCCGGGCAGGGCAGCAATATGGGTTACAAATTTGAACATTTGGCTCACATTATAGATATTGTTGAAGATAAATCCCGAATCGGTGTTTGTATTGATACATGCCATACTTTTGGTGCCGGATACGAATTAAGAAATGAAGACGGTTTTAATAAAACTTTTAAAACTTTTGAAGATATTGTGGGTATAGAATATCTGAAGGGCATCCACTTAAACGATTCAAAAAAAGAATTTGCCAGCCGGCTGGACAGGCATGAAAGTATCGGCGATGGTCTGATTGGAATTGATGCATTCCGGTTTATAATGAACGATCCAAGATTTGAAGATATGCCGATAATCCTGGAAACGCCAAATCCTGAGCGCTGGGCTGAAGAAATAAAAATGCTTTATTCAATGATTAATTAA
- a CDS encoding glycosyl hydrolase — protein MKRSIVLVLASLLFSNFLFALPPEDKSILNEQTFSGLKLRGIGPAFTSGRIADIAIHPDDPNLWYVAVGSGGVWKTRNAGTTWQPIFDDQPSYSIGCITIDPNNPSIIWVGTGENVGGRHVGYGDGVYRSLDGGGSWENMGLKKSEHISKIIVHPENSDIIWVAAQGPLWSKGDERGLYKSTDGGKKWKKVLGDAKWTGVTDILIDPDNPNRLYAATWQRHRNVAAYMGGGPESGIRSSNDGGDTWKKLGGGLPGGNLAKIGLAMSPQNPNVLYAAIELNRRKGAVYRSANRGLTWQKMSDTVSGGTGPHYYQELYASPHAFDRIYLADVRMQVSDDGGKTFRRMRERAKHSDNHAMAFSKTDPNWLLVGTDGGLYQSFDLAANWYFFPNLPVTQYYKVAVDDSEPFYNIYGGTQDNFSQGGPSRTLWANGIQNSDWFLTLGGDGHQSATEPGNPDIVYAESQEGFLSRIDRTNGETISIQPQPEAGQDYERFNWDSPILVSPHKPTRLYFASQRVWKSENRGDSWTAISGDLTLDQERINLPIMDKTWGWDAPWDYYAMSNYNTITSLAESPKQEGLIYAGTDDGLIQVTEDGGKNWRKINVSSLPGIPKTAFVNDIKADLFDVNTVYIALDNHKFGDFKPYLLKSTNRGKSWTSIVGDIPDRTLVWRVVQDHVKPNLLFTATEFGIYFTIDGGKKWIKLSGGVPTISFRDLAIQKRENDLVGASFGRGFYVFDDYSVLREVSEKELQKEAVIFPARKTWWYMQKGMRGFFSGNNYSAPNPPYGAVLTYYLKDALTTKKSERKKKEGKLKKDKKNLKFPGWDVLTAEKRQDAPQIWAIIKNSKGEVIRIFPAVNKKGFNRIVWDMRYPPTDAVNSLNDFNGGYTGAMVAPGTYSVTLAKMEDGVSAEIAGPMEFEIEQLAKGALTGSTPEEVSAFWQETERFNKSMTAARSVFTKALDRVKILQKVLSRLKLAPGNLDKQIHDLKQEMFEMEEELFGSTLKREVGEKNNPTMVSRHRVASGNWGTTYGPTQTQRRSLEIAAEEFQKLKIKLEKITSIDIPAFEKALKDAGAPYIDGQEIPEY, from the coding sequence ATGAAACGTTCAATTGTTTTAGTACTTGCATCATTATTGTTTTCCAATTTTTTATTTGCTCTTCCACCCGAAGACAAAAGTATTTTAAATGAACAGACCTTTTCCGGTTTAAAGCTGCGTGGAATTGGCCCTGCTTTTACATCCGGGCGTATCGCGGATATTGCTATTCATCCCGATGATCCAAACTTGTGGTATGTTGCCGTAGGTTCCGGCGGCGTATGGAAAACCAGAAATGCCGGGACAACCTGGCAGCCTATTTTTGATGACCAGCCTTCATACTCAATTGGATGTATCACAATCGATCCTAATAATCCGAGTATAATTTGGGTAGGAACAGGTGAAAATGTAGGCGGCAGGCATGTCGGTTATGGCGATGGTGTTTACCGCAGCCTCGATGGTGGTGGCAGCTGGGAAAATATGGGACTGAAGAAATCAGAGCATATTTCCAAAATTATCGTTCATCCTGAAAATTCTGATATAATCTGGGTTGCAGCTCAAGGACCACTCTGGTCAAAAGGCGATGAGCGTGGTTTATACAAAAGTACGGATGGTGGTAAAAAATGGAAAAAAGTTTTAGGTGATGCCAAATGGACTGGTGTTACTGATATTCTGATCGATCCTGATAATCCAAATCGTTTATATGCAGCAACCTGGCAACGGCACCGCAATGTGGCAGCCTATATGGGCGGTGGCCCGGAATCAGGAATTCGCAGTTCAAACGATGGTGGTGACACCTGGAAAAAACTGGGCGGTGGTTTACCGGGCGGCAATCTTGCTAAGATTGGTTTAGCCATGTCCCCGCAAAACCCAAATGTACTTTATGCAGCCATTGAGTTGAATCGTAGAAAAGGTGCAGTTTACCGCTCTGCTAACAGGGGCCTCACATGGCAAAAAATGTCAGATACGGTTTCCGGTGGAACAGGGCCGCATTATTACCAAGAACTTTATGCCAGCCCTCATGCTTTTGATAGAATTTATCTTGCCGATGTGCGCATGCAGGTTTCTGATGACGGCGGTAAAACTTTCCGCAGAATGAGAGAAAGGGCAAAGCATTCTGATAATCACGCCATGGCATTCAGTAAAACAGATCCTAATTGGCTATTAGTTGGAACGGATGGTGGTTTGTATCAAAGTTTTGATTTAGCAGCGAACTGGTATTTTTTTCCAAATTTACCGGTGACACAATACTATAAAGTTGCAGTGGATGATTCTGAACCGTTTTATAATATATATGGTGGAACTCAAGACAATTTTTCACAAGGTGGTCCTTCCCGGACACTTTGGGCCAATGGAATTCAAAACTCCGACTGGTTTTTAACATTGGGCGGCGATGGTCATCAGTCTGCCACAGAACCGGGAAATCCGGATATTGTATATGCTGAATCGCAAGAGGGATTTTTATCGCGCATAGATCGTACAAATGGCGAGACAATATCAATCCAGCCGCAACCTGAGGCCGGCCAAGATTATGAACGTTTCAACTGGGATTCACCGATTTTAGTTAGCCCTCATAAACCGACACGACTTTATTTTGCTTCGCAAAGGGTATGGAAATCTGAAAACCGCGGTGATAGCTGGACAGCAATTTCCGGCGATCTGACTCTTGACCAGGAGAGAATTAATCTACCGATAATGGATAAAACCTGGGGTTGGGATGCTCCCTGGGATTATTATGCAATGTCCAACTACAATACCATCACATCGTTGGCCGAGTCCCCAAAACAAGAGGGTTTGATTTATGCCGGTACAGATGATGGGCTGATCCAGGTGACAGAAGATGGTGGAAAAAACTGGAGAAAAATTAACGTAAGTAGCTTACCTGGTATTCCTAAAACAGCATTTGTAAATGATATTAAAGCAGATTTATTTGATGTTAACACAGTTTATATTGCGCTTGATAATCATAAGTTTGGTGATTTTAAACCCTATCTTTTAAAAAGTACAAATCGTGGTAAAAGCTGGACATCTATCGTAGGCGATATTCCCGATCGTACATTGGTTTGGAGGGTTGTTCAGGATCATGTAAAACCAAATCTATTATTTACGGCCACTGAGTTCGGAATTTATTTTACAATTGATGGGGGGAAGAAATGGATTAAGTTAAGCGGTGGCGTGCCAACAATTTCATTTCGTGATTTGGCCATTCAAAAACGTGAGAATGATTTAGTGGGTGCTTCTTTTGGACGTGGATTTTATGTTTTCGATGATTATTCCGTTTTACGTGAAGTTTCTGAAAAAGAACTTCAAAAGGAAGCTGTAATTTTTCCTGCCCGTAAAACTTGGTGGTACATGCAAAAAGGAATGCGCGGCTTTTTCTCCGGAAACAATTATTCAGCGCCTAATCCTCCATATGGAGCAGTTCTTACTTATTATCTGAAAGATGCACTGACAACCAAAAAATCGGAACGTAAAAAGAAAGAAGGAAAACTTAAAAAGGATAAGAAGAATTTAAAATTCCCGGGTTGGGATGTTCTGACGGCCGAAAAGCGCCAGGATGCACCACAGATATGGGCTATCATTAAAAATAGTAAGGGCGAAGTAATCCGTATTTTCCCTGCCGTGAATAAAAAGGGTTTTAACCGCATTGTATGGGATATGAGATATCCACCAACAGATGCTGTTAACAGCCTTAATGATTTTAATGGTGGATATACTGGTGCTATGGTTGCTCCCGGAACATATTCTGTGACGTTGGCAAAAATGGAAGACGGTGTTTCCGCAGAAATTGCCGGACCAATGGAATTTGAAATCGAACAACTGGCAAAAGGCGCTTTGACCGGATCTACACCTGAGGAAGTGTCAGCATTCTGGCAGGAAACAGAACGATTTAATAAATCTATGACCGCAGCCAGGAGTGTTTTTACAAAAGCGCTGGATCGTGTTAAAATATTGCAAAAAGTATTATCACGCTTAAAGCTTGCTCCTGGAAATTTGGATAAACAGATTCATGACTTGAAGCAGGAAATGTTTGAAATGGAAGAGGAGCTATTCGGCAGCACGCTGAAAAGAGAAGTTGGAGAAAAGAATAATCCAACTATGGTCAGTAGACACCGGGTTGCATCTGGCAATTGGGGAACGACATACGGGCCAACTCAAACGCAAAGGCGCAGTCTGGAAATAGCCGCCGAGGAATTCCAAAAGCTAAAAATAAAACTGGAAAAGATTACAAGTATAGATATTCCGGCATTTGAAAAGGCTTTAAAAGATGCAGGTGCCCCATATATTGATGGTCAGGAAATTCCTGAATATTAG
- a CDS encoding insulinase family protein, giving the protein MKHKFYAAILMAMVFIFAGSLIASDKILPYPINQHKLDNGLNVVTVQFDSPGLAAFYIVVRVGARNEVEKGVTGFAHFFEHMMFRGTDKYSKAEYGAVLKSTGASANANTSQDRTVYHITGNAEKLETMFELEADRFMNLNYSEHGFKTEAGAVKGEYTKNYASPYSRIYEKMLNTAFDVHTYKHTTMGFFDDIVDMPNQYKYSLQFFDRYYRPEYCTIVVVGDVTDDQVNKLAEKYFGKWETGSYVSVVPEEPPQKGTRYAHLQNGEIPPYMSLAYKGPAFKDDQIDMPALDVMSSIVFSRTSDLYKKLVLTEQKARFLGGGAGDSRDPNLFNIRASMVDKKDLQYFKDEVIKAIENVKANGVDAEILAKTKSNLKYSFAMSIDNPSNIANSLCHYIMLTGDPESLNNLYALYDQVTVEDIKMVANKYFISDALTVSTISEDTKGGVK; this is encoded by the coding sequence ATGAAGCATAAATTTTATGCCGCTATTCTTATGGCAATGGTCTTTATTTTTGCTGGCAGCTTAATCGCCTCAGATAAGATTTTGCCATATCCAATTAATCAGCATAAGCTTGACAATGGGTTAAATGTTGTGACAGTCCAGTTTGACAGCCCCGGATTGGCAGCATTTTATATTGTTGTACGTGTTGGAGCCCGCAATGAAGTTGAAAAAGGTGTAACCGGATTTGCCCACTTTTTTGAGCACATGATGTTCCGTGGTACAGACAAATATTCCAAAGCTGAATATGGCGCTGTATTAAAATCAACCGGAGCATCGGCCAATGCCAATACATCTCAAGACAGAACTGTATATCACATTACCGGAAACGCAGAAAAACTGGAAACCATGTTTGAGCTTGAAGCCGACCGCTTCATGAATCTTAATTATTCTGAACATGGATTTAAGACTGAAGCAGGAGCGGTAAAAGGTGAATATACAAAAAATTATGCCAGCCCTTATTCACGAATCTATGAGAAAATGCTAAATACAGCATTTGACGTTCATACATACAAGCACACAACCATGGGCTTTTTTGATGATATCGTTGACATGCCGAATCAATACAAATACTCCCTTCAGTTTTTCGATCGTTATTATCGTCCGGAGTATTGCACCATCGTTGTAGTAGGTGATGTAACAGATGACCAGGTAAACAAACTTGCAGAAAAGTACTTTGGAAAATGGGAAACAGGAAGTTACGTTTCTGTTGTTCCTGAAGAACCACCTCAAAAAGGTACGCGCTATGCACATCTTCAAAATGGCGAAATCCCACCATACATGAGCCTGGCTTATAAAGGTCCCGCATTTAAAGATGATCAGATCGATATGCCTGCATTGGATGTTATGTCTTCCATAGTTTTTTCAAGGACATCAGATCTTTACAAAAAATTGGTATTAACCGAACAGAAAGCTCGTTTCCTGGGTGGTGGTGCAGGAGATTCAAGAGATCCAAACCTGTTTAATATCAGAGCCTCAATGGTGGATAAAAAAGATCTGCAATATTTCAAAGACGAAGTTATAAAGGCCATTGAAAATGTAAAAGCAAATGGCGTTGATGCAGAAATTCTTGCCAAAACAAAATCCAATCTAAAATACAGCTTTGCTATGAGCATTGATAACCCAAGCAATATAGCAAACTCACTTTGTCACTATATTATGCTTACAGGTGATCCTGAATCATTAAATAATTTATATGCACTTTATGATCAGGTTACGGTGGAAGATATTAAAATGGTTGCAAATAAATATTTTATTTCTGATGCCCTGACCGTATCAACAATTTCTGAAGACACAAAAGGAGGTGTTAAATGA
- a CDS encoding pyridoxamine 5'-phosphate oxidase family protein, whose product MDLVKDWKRVRLHFNKSFRSSLHVSIASVDSENNPTVTPIGSLFLNGNQTGFYFEKFPTKLSQHAKSNKNVCILGVNSGRGFWLKSLLDGKFSTYPALKLYGQMGEKRKATEKEINRLKRRMRLTKMFKGHKYLWGKKMDMVREISFSKVEIINLREMTKEL is encoded by the coding sequence ATGGATTTAGTGAAAGACTGGAAAAGAGTGAGATTACATTTTAACAAGAGTTTTAGATCAAGTCTCCATGTATCAATTGCATCTGTAGACTCGGAAAATAATCCAACAGTTACGCCGATTGGTTCATTATTTTTAAATGGGAACCAAACAGGATTCTACTTCGAGAAATTTCCAACAAAACTCTCTCAACATGCCAAATCGAATAAAAATGTCTGTATCCTGGGTGTGAATAGTGGACGTGGGTTTTGGCTAAAATCTCTGCTTGATGGAAAGTTTAGTACGTATCCTGCTTTAAAACTTTATGGACAGATGGGAGAAAAAAGGAAAGCCACTGAAAAAGAAATCAATCGCTTAAAAAGGCGTATGCGACTGACAAAGATGTTTAAAGGCCACAAATACTTGTGGGGAAAGAAAATGGATATGGTTCGTGAAATATCATTTTCCAAAGTTGAAATAATAAATCTTAGAGAAATGACAAAAGAGTTGTGA
- the creD gene encoding cell envelope integrity protein CreD produces the protein MSLNKVKNSITARLIIIAIMTIVLLIPAILIQNLVEERQERRVETEIEISDKWGASQTISGPIVVVPILEQIKTDKTNKTIHYRNYAYFLPDDLQIEGKMDPQIRYRGIYEVALYSSLLQFNGSFKIKKDLDAVNSYGKVLWDQAFLAIGLSDMQGINDLVKVKWADQNKTSIPGIEAKELFQSGVNIPIDLSDNKSNYDFSFALNINGSKQLFFSPLGKETNIKLESSWNNPSFSGAFLPKKREVTESGFSATWKILNLNRNYPQLWIGNQYKIENSAFGVELRLPVDEYQKTMRTTKYAIMFIALTFLTFFMIEVLNKKMLHPIQYLLIGFALLLFYTLLLSFSEHIGFQSSYIIATISITGLITSYSKSILGKPIQMFTVLGTLTGLYSYLFIILQLQDYALIMGSIGLFFILAIVMFVTRKINWYSAIEIKQVSKV, from the coding sequence ATGAGCCTAAACAAAGTTAAGAATTCAATTACTGCCCGCTTGATTATTATAGCCATTATGACCATTGTGCTATTAATACCCGCAATATTAATCCAAAATTTAGTTGAGGAACGTCAAGAACGACGCGTGGAAACTGAAATCGAAATAAGTGATAAATGGGGTGCATCACAAACAATTTCAGGTCCCATCGTAGTAGTTCCTATTCTTGAACAAATTAAAACTGATAAAACAAATAAGACTATTCATTACCGCAATTACGCCTATTTTTTACCTGACGATTTACAAATTGAAGGAAAGATGGATCCTCAGATTCGTTATAGAGGTATTTATGAAGTTGCGTTGTATTCCTCGTTGTTGCAGTTTAATGGTTCATTTAAAATCAAAAAAGATCTGGATGCAGTCAATTCTTATGGCAAGGTTTTATGGGATCAAGCTTTTCTTGCTATTGGCTTATCAGATATGCAGGGTATAAATGATCTTGTTAAAGTAAAATGGGCAGATCAAAATAAAACTTCCATTCCGGGGATTGAAGCCAAGGAATTGTTTCAATCTGGCGTGAATATTCCAATTGATCTTTCAGACAACAAATCAAATTATGACTTTTCATTTGCTTTAAATATTAATGGTAGCAAACAACTTTTCTTTTCTCCACTTGGTAAAGAAACAAATATCAAACTCGAATCAAGCTGGAATAATCCCAGTTTTTCAGGGGCCTTTTTACCAAAAAAAAGGGAAGTTACGGAGAGTGGCTTTTCTGCAACCTGGAAAATATTGAACTTGAATAGAAATTATCCACAGTTATGGATTGGCAATCAATATAAAATTGAAAACTCTGCTTTCGGTGTTGAGTTACGGTTGCCGGTTGATGAATATCAGAAAACGATGCGTACTACAAAATATGCAATCATGTTTATAGCACTTACTTTCCTAACTTTTTTTATGATTGAAGTTCTAAATAAAAAAATGCTACACCCCATTCAATATTTATTGATCGGTTTTGCTTTATTGTTGTTTTACACCTTACTCCTGTCTTTTTCAGAACACATTGGTTTTCAGAGCTCATACATTATTGCCACCATTAGCATCACCGGTTTAATAACGTCTTATTCAAAAAGTATTTTAGGGAAGCCAATCCAAATGTTTACTGTACTTGGCACCCTTACCGGATTATATAGCTATCTGTTTATCATTCTTCAACTTCAGGATTATGCACTGATTATGGGTAGCATTGGTCTGTTTTTCATTTTAGCAATTGTAATGTTTGTGACTCGAAAAATTAATTGGTATTCGGCGATTGAAATAAAGCAAGTATCTAAAGTTTAG
- a CDS encoding insulinase family protein yields MKHFKIIALFLLAVLVSLSWAGDKNVVELNMANSNKLVVKLMFRNGAVSDPAGKEGLTVATASILSQGGAGDMSYSEIQDKLHPWAAGYGANVDKEVTVFTFQVPADFADEFYPILRDVILKPAFAENDFKRIMVNQQNYVDQGIRAQSDEEYSKKALEDLLFRGTNYQHMKQGKSESVKSITLDDVKDHYKKYFTKNNLTIGIAGKYSADFLSQLKKDMATLPDINPIIPINGKARTPKGIEVEIISKQGAFGSAIFTGAPLAITRSDDDFAAMMVANSWMGEHRKSYSRLYQKIRETRSMNYGDYSYIEWYDNGGGNMLPPSGVPRHSNYFSIWIRPVQIAKQLKGQYEELADIKVGHAHFALRMAIREFDLLIANGMDEKSFEETRTFLRSYIKLYAQTPAQQLGWLMDSRFYGRTNYLKEVDGLLSKLTLADVNKAIKKYWPTENMFVTIVTDESEAGPLAKSLLENEASPMSYSNLVKSGLPEEVLAEDDEVANYKLNVKSVNIINSADTFK; encoded by the coding sequence ATGAAACATTTCAAAATTATAGCACTTTTCCTGTTGGCCGTGCTTGTGTCCCTTTCCTGGGCAGGTGATAAAAATGTTGTCGAATTAAACATGGCAAATTCCAATAAACTGGTTGTAAAACTTATGTTCCGTAATGGTGCTGTAAGTGATCCGGCTGGAAAAGAAGGTTTAACTGTAGCTACGGCATCAATTTTATCACAAGGCGGTGCGGGTGATATGAGCTATAGCGAAATTCAGGATAAACTACACCCATGGGCAGCAGGTTATGGCGCAAATGTTGATAAAGAAGTAACGGTTTTTACTTTTCAGGTGCCGGCAGATTTTGCAGATGAGTTTTATCCTATCTTGCGCGATGTCATTCTTAAACCGGCTTTTGCTGAAAATGATTTCAAACGCATAATGGTCAATCAGCAGAATTATGTCGATCAGGGAATTCGTGCTCAGTCTGATGAAGAATACAGCAAAAAAGCTTTGGAAGATTTGTTGTTTCGCGGTACAAATTATCAGCATATGAAACAGGGAAAATCAGAAAGCGTAAAATCCATTACCCTGGATGATGTTAAAGATCATTACAAAAAATATTTTACAAAAAATAATCTGACAATCGGAATTGCAGGCAAATATTCAGCCGATTTCTTATCTCAGCTTAAAAAAGATATGGCTACTTTACCGGACATAAATCCAATTATCCCTATAAATGGCAAAGCCCGGACTCCAAAAGGTATTGAGGTTGAAATTATTTCCAAACAAGGTGCATTTGGCTCGGCTATTTTTACAGGAGCTCCATTGGCTATTACCCGCTCGGATGATGATTTTGCGGCTATGATGGTTGCCAACTCCTGGATGGGCGAACACCGCAAGTCCTACTCGCGTCTGTATCAAAAAATACGTGAAACACGCTCTATGAACTATGGTGATTACTCTTACATAGAATGGTATGATAATGGTGGTGGTAATATGTTGCCACCTTCCGGAGTTCCGCGCCACTCAAATTATTTCTCTATCTGGATCAGGCCTGTTCAAATCGCCAAGCAGCTAAAAGGACAATATGAAGAGTTGGCTGATATTAAAGTTGGACATGCTCATTTTGCTTTGCGTATGGCCATCCGTGAATTTGATTTGCTAATTGCCAATGGCATGGATGAAAAGTCTTTTGAAGAAACCCGTACTTTTCTACGCAGTTACATAAAATTGTATGCCCAAACTCCTGCCCAACAATTGGGCTGGTTAATGGACTCTCGTTTTTATGGCAGAACAAATTATCTGAAAGAAGTTGACGGTTTACTCTCAAAACTAACTTTAGCTGATGTAAATAAGGCCATCAAAAAATATTGGCCAACTGAAAATATGTTTGTCACTATTGTAACGGATGAAAGTGAAGCCGGTCCGTTAGCAAAAAGCCTGCTTGAGAATGAAGCATCACCAATGAGCTATTCCAACCTGGTTAAATCCGGTTTACCGGAAGAAGTGTTGGCTGAAGATGATGAAGTGGCTAATTATAAGCTGAATGTTAAATCTGTGAATATTATTAACTCTGCAGATACGTTCAAGTAA
- a CDS encoding GYD domain-containing protein has protein sequence MQTFVLMTKLPPELTSKIKQREQIGRNWLGQVHEKCPEVKFVAHYALLGKYDFMDIFEAPDAETAAKVSLISQKEGASQAESWTAIPYKRFVELTEEL, from the coding sequence ATGCAAACATTTGTATTAATGACCAAACTTCCCCCCGAACTTACCAGCAAAATAAAACAGCGTGAACAGATTGGCCGCAACTGGCTTGGGCAGGTTCATGAAAAATGTCCTGAAGTGAAATTTGTGGCCCACTATGCCTTACTGGGCAAATACGATTTTATGGATATCTTTGAAGCACCGGATGCGGAGACAGCGGCAAAGGTTTCCCTAATCAGCCAGAAGGAAGGTGCTTCCCAAGCCGAAAGCTGGACAGCAATTCCATACAAACGTTTTGTTGAGTTGACCGAAGAACTTTGA